A genome region from Candidatus Woesearchaeota archaeon includes the following:
- a CDS encoding serine--tRNA ligase, with product MLDINLIREHPEIVRQDLEKRKDEKIVLVDELLRLDEEWRKSKQELDALRSKRNSLSKEIAAAKKAGKDVSSLLEESKAIPQQIKLLEDEVERTHSRIQEILMTLPNITHETVPYGKDDSDNVEVRSWGERKTTDVKNHIDVAEALDLVDFDRAVKISGAGFYFLKNELALLNQALIAYARDTLMKKGYLFYEVPFMMRKKPYAGVTDLSDFENVMYKVEEEDEYLIATSEHPLTAQFMDEVLPQDMLPLKIVGLSHCFRKEIGSSGLDTKGLFRVHQFTKVEQVVICKPEESWDLHEEMIRNAEEIFQGLGLPYRVVNICTGDLGTVAAKKYDIEVWSPRQQKYIEVVSGSNCTDYQARRLNIRYGEPGKPKQPLAHTLNCTGIATSRAMVAILEHYQQEDGSVLIPQVLVPYMNGIERIKR from the coding sequence ATGCTTGATATTAATCTCATCAGAGAACATCCTGAAATTGTGCGTCAAGATCTTGAAAAGCGCAAGGATGAAAAAATCGTCCTTGTTGATGAGCTTTTACGACTTGACGAGGAGTGGAGGAAGAGCAAACAAGAACTTGATGCTCTTCGCTCCAAGCGTAATTCACTGAGCAAGGAGATTGCTGCTGCTAAGAAAGCAGGAAAGGATGTTTCTTCACTTCTTGAAGAGTCAAAGGCAATTCCTCAGCAGATTAAACTTTTAGAAGATGAAGTTGAGAGAACGCATTCTCGCATTCAAGAAATTCTCATGACTCTTCCGAACATCACCCATGAAACCGTTCCCTATGGCAAGGATGACTCTGATAATGTAGAGGTGCGTTCATGGGGTGAGAGAAAAACTACGGACGTGAAAAATCATATTGATGTTGCAGAGGCACTTGATCTTGTTGACTTTGATCGCGCAGTGAAGATTTCAGGTGCGGGTTTTTATTTTCTTAAGAACGAACTTGCCCTACTTAATCAAGCCCTCATCGCCTATGCACGAGACACGCTTATGAAGAAAGGGTACCTCTTTTATGAAGTTCCGTTTATGATGCGTAAAAAGCCTTACGCAGGGGTTACGGATCTTTCAGATTTTGAGAATGTAATGTATAAGGTGGAAGAAGAAGATGAATATCTTATTGCAACTTCTGAACACCCTCTTACCGCGCAATTCATGGATGAAGTTCTTCCCCAAGATATGCTTCCTCTTAAAATAGTTGGACTTTCTCATTGTTTTAGAAAGGAAATTGGGTCATCAGGTCTTGATACGAAGGGCCTTTTTCGTGTTCACCAATTCACCAAGGTTGAACAAGTAGTTATTTGCAAGCCTGAGGAGAGTTGGGATCTTCATGAAGAGATGATACGTAACGCAGAGGAAATTTTTCAAGGACTGGGATTGCCTTATCGCGTTGTGAATATTTGCACCGGAGATCTTGGAACAGTTGCTGCTAAGAAATACGATATTGAAGTGTGGAGCCCCAGGCAGCAAAAATATATTGAAGTAGTATCCGGTTCAAACTGCACAGATTATCAGGCGCGAAGACTTAATATTCGCTATGGAGAGCCTGGAAAACCAAAACAGCCCCTTGCACACACGCTTAATTGCACGGGAATCGCCACTTCACGCGCAATGGTTGCCATTCTTGAGCACTACCAACAAGAAGATGGTAGCGTTCTCATCCCACAGGTACTAGTGCCCTATATGAACGGCATTGAACGTATTAAACGCTAA